The following DNA comes from Marichromatium purpuratum 984.
GACTTGTCGTGACGCCCTGTTTGCAGTGGCCGGATCGTCAACCCCCGACAGGGCAATCCGGGACGACTCCCCAACCAACCAGTACAGACGGAGAAGCTATGGCCTGGAACGAGCCAGGTGGCGGTAACAAAGACCCTTGGAGTGGTGGCGGCGACCAGGGGCCGCCCGATCTCGACGAGGTGGTACGCAAGCTCCAGGAGCGCCTGGGTGGGCTCTTCGGTGGCAAGGGCGGCGGGCAGGGCGGTCCGAGCGGCGGTCCCGGGCGCGACCTCAGTCTGCGCCTGATCGGCGTGGCGGTGGCCGTGCTGGTGGTGATCTGGCTGGCCACCGGCATCTATATCGTCGGGCCGGCCGAACGCGGTGTCGAGACCCGCTTCGGCAAGCTCACCGAGACCACCGGTCCGGGGCCGCACTGGCACATCCCTGCACCGATCGAGTCGGTGACCAAGGTTAATGTCGATGAGATCGCCACCTTCAGTCACAAGGCCTCGATGCTCACCCAGGACGAGAATATCGTCGATGTCGAGCTGACGGTGCAGTCGCGCATCCAGGATGCGGCGAACTATCTGTTCCAGGACCAGAATCCCGAGAAGACTCTGCGTGACGCCACGGTGACCGTGGTACGCGTGACCATCGGTGGCAGCAAGCTCGACTACGTGATGACCGAGGGTCGTAGCGCGGTGGCGGTGACCATCAAGGAGCGCATCCAGGCACTGATGGATCAGTACAAGACCGGCCTCGAGGTGACCACGGTCAACATGCAGCCGGCCAAGCCGCCGGAGCAGGTCAAGGCCGCCTTCGACGACGCCATCAAGGCGCGCGAGGACAAGGAGCGCATCGAGAACCAGGCTGAGGCCTATGCCAACGAGGTGCTGCCGCGTGCCCGTGGTGAGGCCGCGCGCATCATCGCCGATGCCCGCGCCTATCGCGACAAGGTGATCGCCGAGTCCGAGGGTGAGGCGGCCCGCTTCGATGCCATCCTCACCGAGTATCAGAAGGCCCCCGAGGTGACGCGTGAGCGTCTCTATCTCGAGACCATGGAGCAGGTGCTCGGCGGGAACGCCAAGGTGCTGCTCGATGTCGAGGACGGCGGCAACAGCCTGATGTACCTGCCCATCGATCAGATGCTCAAGCAATCAGCAACGCCGGTCCAGAGTGGCCCGGCAGCGTCGGCGCCGGTCGCGGCGACGCCGGCGAGCGCCAGCGGGGCGAGCGATGCCATGCCCCAGCGCATCGTGGACCGTGAGCGGAGGACGCGTTGATGAATCAGTACAGGACCCTGCTGCCGATCGGCGTCGCGGTGCTCGCGCTCCTCGTCTACAGCTGTACCTTCGTGGTCAAGCAGTACGAGGTGGCGATCAAGCTGCGACTCGGTGAGATCGTCTCCGACCAGTACGGCCCCGGGCTGCACTTCAAGCTGCCCTTGATCAACTCCATCGAGATCTTCGACCGTCGCATCCAGACCCTCGACTCGCGCCCCGAGCGTTTTCTCACCATCGAGAAGAAGGACGTGATCGTCGACTCCTACGCCAAGTGGCGGATCTCCAACGCGGCGCAGTTCTTCCGCTCCACCGGTGGCAGCAGCGCGCGGACCAGCCGGCTGCTCTCGGAGCGGATCAACACCAGCCTGCGCGACGAGTTCGGTAAGCGCACCATCCAGGAGGTGGTCTCTGACGACCGTCTGGAGCTGATGCAGATCCTCACCAAGGAGGTCAACGCCAACACCGAGGACCTCGGTGTCGAAATCGTCGACGTGCGGGTGAAGAAGATCGACCTGCCGCCCGAGGTCAGTGAGTCGGTCTATCAGCGCATGCGTGCCGAACGTGAGCGGGTGGCGCGTGACCTGCGGGCCAAGGGCTCTGAGGCCGCCGAGCGGATTCGCGCCGATGCCGATCGTCAGCGTACCGTGATCACCGCCGATGCCTATCGTCAGTCGGAGGAGATCCGTGGTGAGGGCGATGCGCGTGCCGCCGAGGTCTATGCCAGCGCCTATAGCCAGGACCCCGAGTTCTACGCCTTCTACCGGAGTCTCGGCTCCTATCGCCAGGCCTTCGGCAACGGCGG
Coding sequences within:
- the hflK gene encoding FtsH protease activity modulator HflK, producing the protein MAWNEPGGGNKDPWSGGGDQGPPDLDEVVRKLQERLGGLFGGKGGGQGGPSGGPGRDLSLRLIGVAVAVLVVIWLATGIYIVGPAERGVETRFGKLTETTGPGPHWHIPAPIESVTKVNVDEIATFSHKASMLTQDENIVDVELTVQSRIQDAANYLFQDQNPEKTLRDATVTVVRVTIGGSKLDYVMTEGRSAVAVTIKERIQALMDQYKTGLEVTTVNMQPAKPPEQVKAAFDDAIKAREDKERIENQAEAYANEVLPRARGEAARIIADARAYRDKVIAESEGEAARFDAILTEYQKAPEVTRERLYLETMEQVLGGNAKVLLDVEDGGNSLMYLPIDQMLKQSATPVQSGPAASAPVAATPASASGASDAMPQRIVDRERRTR
- the hflC gene encoding protease modulator HflC, whose protein sequence is MNQYRTLLPIGVAVLALLVYSCTFVVKQYEVAIKLRLGEIVSDQYGPGLHFKLPLINSIEIFDRRIQTLDSRPERFLTIEKKDVIVDSYAKWRISNAAQFFRSTGGSSARTSRLLSERINTSLRDEFGKRTIQEVVSDDRLELMQILTKEVNANTEDLGVEIVDVRVKKIDLPPEVSESVYQRMRAERERVARDLRAKGSEAAERIRADADRQRTVITADAYRQSEEIRGEGDARAAEVYASAYSQDPEFYAFYRSLGSYRQAFGNGGDVMVLEPDSEFFRFFRQQQAPVEAIGR